From the genome of Dehalococcoidia bacterium, one region includes:
- a CDS encoding ATP-binding protein, with protein MATSLRRSDRALRLLGAAHGVLPRAGLAAAATGGLGLLLAGLAIAARAGGEGHDVLLLALTMAASGLGSLALAIVLVRLAEQTPRIGLAARLLIPGALAIVVVSVNVWFTASMMFISHKDSIVLAVLLGYAAVLAVAASSALAGSITSGLARLTDAVQRMAGGELGVRVPVRTADEIGALGEAFNQMAGQLAQAERLRLEMETARRHLLAAVSHDLRTPLSAIRVMLEAIEDGVVDDAETIERYHHAMQGEVARLSGLIDDLFELSQIEAGVVGLRRERADIGDLITETAEAMRAEAERAGVRLCSEFSEALPPISVDMQKLHRVLGNLLANAVRHTPAGGSVRLGAAADAATLAIVVADSGEGIAAEDLPHVFERFYRGDKSRSRAGGGAGLGLAIARGLVQAHGGQIDVQSTPGAGATFTVRLPLDSAAG; from the coding sequence TTGGCTACAAGTTTGAGGCGTAGCGACCGCGCGCTGCGGCTGCTCGGGGCGGCGCACGGCGTGCTGCCGCGGGCGGGGCTGGCCGCGGCGGCGACCGGCGGGCTCGGTCTGCTGCTTGCCGGCCTGGCGATCGCGGCGCGCGCGGGCGGCGAGGGCCACGACGTGCTCCTGCTGGCGCTGACAATGGCGGCCTCGGGGCTGGGCTCGCTGGCGCTGGCGATCGTGCTGGTACGCCTCGCCGAGCAGACGCCGCGCATCGGCCTGGCTGCGCGCCTGCTGATCCCCGGCGCTCTGGCGATCGTGGTCGTCTCGGTGAACGTCTGGTTCACCGCCTCGATGATGTTCATCTCCCATAAAGACTCGATCGTGCTCGCCGTGCTGCTGGGCTACGCGGCCGTGCTGGCCGTGGCTGCCTCCTCGGCGCTGGCCGGCTCGATCACCTCCGGCCTGGCGCGGCTCACCGATGCCGTGCAGCGCATGGCCGGCGGCGAGTTAGGCGTGCGCGTGCCCGTGCGCACCGCCGATGAGATCGGGGCGCTGGGTGAGGCCTTCAACCAGATGGCCGGCCAGCTCGCGCAGGCCGAGCGCTTGCGCCTGGAGATGGAGACCGCGAGGCGGCATCTGCTGGCCGCTGTCTCCCACGACCTGCGCACGCCGCTCTCCGCCATCCGCGTGATGCTGGAGGCGATCGAGGACGGCGTCGTGGACGACGCGGAGACGATCGAGCGCTATCACCACGCGATGCAGGGCGAGGTCGCGCGGCTCAGCGGGCTGATCGACGACCTGTTCGAGCTGAGCCAGATCGAGGCCGGCGTCGTCGGCTTGCGCCGCGAGCGGGCCGACATCGGCGACCTGATCACGGAGACGGCCGAGGCCATGCGCGCCGAGGCCGAACGTGCCGGCGTGCGGCTCTGCTCCGAGTTCTCCGAGGCGCTGCCGCCGATCAGCGTCGACATGCAGAAACTGCACCGCGTGCTCGGCAACCTGCTGGCCAACGCCGTGCGCCACACCCCCGCCGGCGGCAGCGTGCGCCTGGGCGCGGCGGCGGATGCGGCCACGCTCGCGATCGTCGTGGCGGACAGCGGCGAAGGGATCGCCGCGGAGGACCTGCCGCACGTGTTTGAGCGCTTCTACCGCGGCGACAAGTCGCGCTCGCGGGCCGGCGGCGGCGCCGGCCTGGGCCTGGCGATCGCACGCGGCCTGGTGCAGGCGCACGGCGGCCAGATCGACGTGCAGAGCACGCCCGGCGCCGGCGCAACCTTCACCGTGCGGCTGCCGCTCGATTCCGCGGCGGGCTAA